DNA from Campylobacter lari:
AAAGCTTGATTATATCGTTGGTATAGAAAGTAGAGGTTTTATTTTTGGAGCTGCCTTGAGCGCTAGATTAAGACTTCCTTTTGTGCCCATAAGAAAACCTGGAAAGCTACCTTCAAAATGCTTACAAGAATCTTATAGTTTAGAATATGGCAGTGATACTATAGAAATTCATATCGATGCTTTTAATAATCAAAAAGCAAATGTTTTACTTATAGATGATCTTATCGCTACAGGTGGCACAGCTATCGCTGCTGTAAAACTTATAGAAAAACTCAATGCAAAATGTGTTGAAGCTTGTTTTTTACTAGAGTTAAAAGATCTAGATGGTGCTAAAGAATTAGCTAAATTAACTTCTGTTTATAGTGTTTTAGAGGTATAAAATGGAAGAATTTTTAAAACAACTTTTGTATGATTATAAAAATTGGGCTTATATTATTGTGTTTTTATG
Protein-coding regions in this window:
- the apt gene encoding adenine phosphoribosyltransferase; the encoded protein is MIKEQDKKYLLDSIRAIKDFPKEGIVFRDITTLLNNKEAFAFLMDHLVEKYQNAKLDYIVGIESRGFIFGAALSARLRLPFVPIRKPGKLPSKCLQESYSLEYGSDTIEIHIDAFNNQKANVLLIDDLIATGGTAIAAVKLIEKLNAKCVEACFLLELKDLDGAKELAKLTSVYSVLEV